A region from the Cellvibrio sp. PSBB006 genome encodes:
- the rpsH gene encoding 30S ribosomal protein S8, whose product MSMQDPLADMLTRIRNAQQVGKAAVTMPSSKLKISVAKVLSDEGYINGFSISEGAKQELTIDLKYFEGKPVIAELDRVSRPGLRNYAGKTAIPTVRGGLGIAIVSTSKGVMTDRAARAAGVGGEVLCTVF is encoded by the coding sequence ATGAGCATGCAAGATCCGTTGGCAGATATGCTGACCCGCATTCGCAATGCGCAACAAGTGGGTAAAGCAGCTGTAACCATGCCATCTTCCAAGTTGAAGATCAGCGTGGCAAAAGTACTCTCTGATGAGGGTTACATTAATGGTTTTTCTATTAGCGAAGGTGCTAAACAAGAACTGACCATTGACTTGAAATATTTTGAAGGTAAGCCAGTAATTGCTGAGCTTGACCGCGTAAGCCGTCCTGGCTTGCGTAATTATGCCGGTAAAACTGCAATTCCTACCGTTCGCGGTGGTTTGGGAATCGCAATTGTTTCTACCAGTAAAGGTGTAATGACTGATCGTGCTGCTCGTGCCGCTGGCGTGGGTGGCGAAGTCCTCTGCACAGTATTCTAA
- the secY gene encoding preprotein translocase subunit SecY, giving the protein MATPGNLPLANQKGLGELWARLRFLFLAIVVYRIGTHIPVPGLDPERIANLFNQSQGTILGLFNMFSGGALERMSILALGIMPYISASIIMQLLTAVTPSLEQLKKEGDAGRRKINQYTRYFTVVLATVQALAMAVSFSSYAYGGEPSFSFYFIAIVSLVTGAVFMMWLGEQVTERGIGNGISMLIFAGIVAGLPSAIGQAFESARQGDLHILLLLVIAVIALAVIWLVVRIERGQRRITVNYAKRQQGRQGYAAQSSHLPLKINMAGVIPAIFASSILLFPASIAQWFGQGGEGAVNEFLQEFALAIGPGQPLNIILFAGLITFFCFFYTALMFNPKEVADNLKKSGAYIPGIRPGEHSAKYIDSVLTRLTVVGAIYMSAVCLLPQFLVVATNVPFYLGGTSLLIVVVVVMDFMSQVQAHLMSHQYESLMKKSNLKGFGGSNVR; this is encoded by the coding sequence ATGGCAACTCCCGGTAATCTGCCGCTAGCAAATCAAAAAGGTTTAGGCGAGCTTTGGGCTCGCCTTCGCTTTCTGTTTTTGGCTATTGTGGTTTATCGCATTGGTACTCATATTCCTGTTCCGGGTCTTGACCCAGAGCGTATAGCCAACTTATTTAATCAAAGTCAGGGCACGATCCTGGGTTTGTTTAATATGTTTTCTGGTGGAGCGTTGGAGCGAATGAGTATCCTGGCTCTAGGGATTATGCCCTATATTTCGGCCTCGATTATCATGCAGTTGTTGACTGCTGTTACCCCTTCTTTAGAGCAGTTGAAGAAGGAAGGTGATGCAGGACGTCGTAAGATAAATCAATATACCCGTTACTTTACGGTTGTTCTTGCCACCGTTCAGGCGTTGGCCATGGCTGTAAGCTTTTCTTCTTACGCTTATGGCGGAGAGCCGAGCTTCTCCTTCTATTTCATCGCTATCGTGTCCTTGGTTACAGGTGCGGTATTTATGATGTGGTTGGGTGAGCAGGTGACTGAGCGTGGCATTGGTAACGGTATATCCATGCTTATCTTTGCCGGTATCGTTGCTGGGTTGCCTAGCGCAATTGGTCAGGCGTTTGAGAGCGCGCGCCAAGGTGACTTGCACATTCTGTTACTTCTGGTTATTGCTGTTATTGCGCTTGCTGTTATCTGGTTGGTGGTTCGTATTGAGAGAGGCCAGCGCCGTATCACGGTAAACTACGCCAAGCGGCAGCAAGGTCGTCAGGGCTATGCTGCACAAAGCAGTCATCTGCCGTTGAAGATAAATATGGCAGGCGTTATTCCTGCGATTTTTGCAAGTAGTATTTTATTATTTCCAGCTTCAATCGCGCAGTGGTTCGGCCAGGGCGGTGAAGGTGCTGTGAATGAGTTTTTACAAGAGTTCGCTTTGGCTATTGGTCCCGGCCAACCGCTCAATATCATTCTGTTTGCCGGGTTGATTACTTTTTTCTGCTTCTTCTATACCGCTTTGATGTTCAATCCGAAAGAAGTAGCGGATAATTTGAAGAAATCAGGTGCTTATATACCAGGGATTCGTCCTGGTGAGCACTCAGCCAAATATATTGATAGTGTGCTAACACGTTTGACTGTGGTGGGTGCTATCTATATGTCCGCGGTGTGTCTGTTGCCCCAGTTCCTGGTAGTGGCTACGAATGTGCCATTTTACCTGGGCGGGACTTCTCTACTGATCGTTGTGGTCGTGGTGATGGATTTTATGTCGCAAGTCCAGGCACACCTGATGTCTCATCAGTATGAATCGCTGATGAAGAAGTCAAACTTAAAAGGTTTCGGCGGCAGTAACGTCCGCTGA
- the rpsK gene encoding 30S ribosomal protein S11: MAKPGNKTATKKKVKKTVVDGVAHIHASFNNTIVTITDRQGNTLSWATSGGSGFRGSRKSTPFAAQVAAERAGEAAKEYGLKNLDVEVKGPGPGRESAVRALNNVGYKITNITDVTPIPHNGCRPPKKRRV; the protein is encoded by the coding sequence ATGGCGAAGCCAGGTAATAAAACCGCAACGAAAAAGAAAGTTAAAAAGACGGTGGTAGATGGGGTAGCTCATATCCACGCTTCTTTTAACAATACTATTGTGACTATCACAGACCGTCAGGGTAACACCCTGTCATGGGCTACCTCCGGTGGCTCAGGTTTCCGTGGTTCACGTAAAAGTACTCCTTTTGCTGCCCAGGTCGCAGCAGAACGCGCCGGTGAAGCCGCGAAAGAATACGGCTTGAAGAACCTCGACGTTGAAGTGAAAGGCCCTGGCCCAGGTCGCGAATCAGCAGTTCGCGCACTGAATAATGTTGGCTACAAAATTACCAACATCACTGACGTAACGCCGATTCCTCACAACGGCTGTCGTCCGCCGAAGAAACGTCGCGTTTAA
- the rplX gene encoding 50S ribosomal protein L24 gives MRKIKRDDEVIVIAGRDKGKRGKVLRVLAEDRLIVSGINMIKKHQKPNPQLGVAGGIVEKEASIHASNVAIFNQATKKADRVGFKILENGDKVRVFKSNGEAVGA, from the coding sequence ATGCGTAAAATTAAACGTGATGACGAAGTGATTGTTATCGCCGGTCGCGACAAGGGCAAGCGTGGGAAGGTATTACGCGTATTGGCTGAAGATCGTTTGATTGTTTCAGGCATTAACATGATCAAAAAGCACCAGAAACCAAACCCTCAATTGGGAGTGGCTGGTGGGATTGTTGAGAAAGAGGCCTCCATTCATGCTTCTAACGTTGCCATTTTTAACCAGGCAACTAAGAAAGCTGATCGCGTCGGCTTCAAGATCCTTGAAAATGGCGACAAAGTTCGTGTTTTCAAATCCAATGGCGAAGCCGTAGGGGCGTAA
- the rplO gene encoding 50S ribosomal protein L15, protein MRLNTLSPAPGRIREKKRVGRGIGSGLGKTAGRGHKGLKSRSGGSVKPGFEGGQMPLQKRLPKYGFTSRISLVTAQVRLSELNLVDGDVVDLETLKQADVLNANIKRAKIFASGELKKAVTVKGLSVTKGAKAAIEAAGGKIEE, encoded by the coding sequence ATGCGTCTTAATACGCTAAGCCCCGCCCCCGGCAGAATTCGCGAGAAAAAGCGTGTTGGTCGTGGTATCGGTAGTGGCCTGGGTAAAACCGCAGGTCGCGGCCATAAAGGTTTGAAATCTCGTTCAGGTGGCTCCGTCAAACCAGGTTTTGAAGGCGGTCAAATGCCGCTGCAGAAGCGTTTGCCGAAGTACGGTTTCACATCTCGTATCAGTCTTGTTACTGCTCAGGTTCGTTTATCTGAGCTGAATCTGGTTGACGGTGATGTAGTTGATTTGGAAACTCTGAAGCAAGCTGATGTTCTTAATGCGAATATCAAGCGCGCCAAAATTTTTGCTTCTGGCGAGTTGAAAAAAGCAGTTACAGTGAAAGGCTTATCTGTGACTAAAGGTGCTAAAGCGGCTATCGAAGCTGCTGGCGGAAAAATCGAAGAATAA
- the rpmD gene encoding 50S ribosomal protein L30, whose product MAKKMIKVTQIKSTAHRLKNHQACVKGLGLRRIGHTVEVEDTPSVRGMINLVNYLVKVEGE is encoded by the coding sequence ATGGCTAAGAAAATGATTAAGGTTACTCAGATAAAGAGCACGGCTCACCGTCTGAAGAACCATCAGGCTTGCGTAAAAGGCTTGGGCCTGCGCCGTATCGGCCATACTGTTGAAGTTGAAGATACTCCTTCAGTGCGTGGCATGATTAATTTGGTAAATTATCTGGTTAAGGTAGAGGGAGAGTAA
- the rplN gene encoding 50S ribosomal protein L14, which translates to MIQTESYLDVADNSGARRVMCIKVLGGSHRRYASVGDIIKVTVKEAIPRGKVKKGQVMKAVVVRTKKGVRRQDGSLIKFDDNAAVLLNNQDAPIGTRIFGPVTRELRGEKFMKIISLAPEVL; encoded by the coding sequence ATGATTCAAACAGAAAGTTACTTAGATGTTGCTGACAACAGCGGTGCTCGCCGTGTCATGTGCATCAAGGTTCTTGGCGGCTCCCACCGTCGCTATGCATCCGTGGGCGATATCATCAAGGTTACCGTAAAGGAAGCAATTCCTCGCGGTAAGGTGAAGAAGGGCCAAGTAATGAAGGCAGTTGTCGTGCGCACCAAAAAAGGTGTTCGTCGACAAGACGGTTCATTAATCAAGTTTGACGATAATGCTGCCGTACTGCTGAACAACCAGGATGCTCCGATTGGTACCCGTATTTTCGGACCGGTAACTCGTGAGTTACGTGGCGAGAAATTTATGAAAATCATTTCTCTTGCTCCTGAAGTACTTTAA
- the rpsE gene encoding 30S ribosomal protein S5, with translation MAYSKKEEDNNEGLQEKLVQVNRVAKTVKGGRIFAFTALTVVGDGNGKVGFGRGKAREVPVAIQKAMEAARRNMISVELNGDTLQYPTKGRHGASKVYMQPASQGTGVIAGGAMRAVLEIAGVQNVLAKCYGSTNPVNVVRATFDALKTMASPDAVAAKRGKSVEEILN, from the coding sequence ATGGCTTACTCCAAGAAAGAAGAAGACAACAACGAAGGCTTGCAAGAAAAGCTGGTACAAGTTAATCGTGTTGCCAAAACTGTTAAAGGTGGTCGTATCTTTGCTTTTACTGCGCTGACTGTCGTTGGTGATGGTAATGGCAAGGTCGGCTTTGGTCGCGGAAAAGCGCGTGAAGTACCTGTGGCTATCCAGAAGGCGATGGAAGCAGCACGCCGGAATATGATCAGTGTTGAGCTGAACGGAGATACCTTGCAGTACCCAACCAAGGGGCGTCATGGTGCTTCAAAAGTTTATATGCAACCTGCTTCGCAGGGTACCGGTGTCATTGCCGGTGGTGCGATGCGTGCAGTTTTAGAAATTGCGGGCGTTCAGAACGTATTGGCGAAATGCTATGGCTCAACCAATCCGGTGAACGTTGTTCGTGCAACCTTTGACGCGTTAAAGACGATGGCTTCTCCCGATGCTGTTGCAGCAAAACGCGGTAAAAGTGTTGAAGAGATTCTGAACTAG
- the rpmJ gene encoding 50S ribosomal protein L36, with translation MKVRASVKKICRNCKMVRRNGVLRVICNVEPRHKQRQG, from the coding sequence ATGAAAGTTCGTGCTTCTGTTAAAAAGATTTGTCGTAATTGCAAAATGGTGCGTCGTAACGGTGTTCTGCGGGTAATCTGCAATGTTGAGCCGCGTCATAAGCAGCGTCAAGGTTAA
- the rpsN gene encoding 30S ribosomal protein S14 gives MAKKSMIAREVKRAQIEKKYAAKRAELKAAIVNPSSTEEQVWEAQIKLQKMPRDASKSRQRNRCRVTGRPHGVYRKFGLCRHKLREAAMRGDVPGLVKASW, from the coding sequence ATGGCTAAGAAATCTATGATTGCGCGTGAAGTCAAGCGTGCACAGATCGAGAAAAAATATGCGGCTAAGCGCGCAGAACTGAAGGCGGCGATCGTTAACCCGTCGTCGACTGAAGAGCAAGTGTGGGAAGCGCAAATTAAACTGCAAAAAATGCCTCGTGATGCTAGCAAATCTCGTCAGCGCAATCGTTGTCGTGTAACTGGTCGTCCTCATGGCGTTTATCGCAAATTCGGCTTGTGCCGTCACAAATTGCGTGAAGCAGCCATGCGCGGTGATGTCCCCGGCTTGGTTAAAGCCAGCTGGTAA
- the rpsC gene encoding 30S ribosomal protein S3 translates to MGQKVHPNGIRLGIIKKHTSVWYADGTQYADKLNIDLKVRSYIQEKLASASVSRVDIERPANTARITIHTARPGIVIGKKGEDVDKLRAEISRQMGVPVHINIEEIRKPDLDAALVAQSVAQQLERRVMFRRAMKRAVQNAMRQGAEGIKIQVGGRLGGAEIARSEWYREGRVPLHTLRADIDYATAEASTTYGIIGVKVWIFKGEVIGEVVETETASKKKPAKAK, encoded by the coding sequence ATGGGTCAGAAAGTACATCCGAACGGTATTCGTCTGGGGATCATCAAAAAGCATACTTCTGTTTGGTATGCCGATGGCACCCAGTACGCCGACAAACTGAATATAGACTTGAAAGTACGTTCGTACATTCAGGAAAAACTTGCCAGTGCATCTGTTAGCCGCGTTGATATTGAGCGTCCGGCCAATACTGCAAGAATTACAATTCATACGGCTCGTCCGGGAATTGTGATCGGTAAGAAAGGCGAAGATGTTGATAAATTGCGCGCTGAAATCAGCAGGCAAATGGGCGTGCCCGTACATATCAACATCGAAGAAATTCGCAAGCCTGATCTGGATGCGGCTCTGGTAGCACAAAGCGTTGCTCAGCAGTTGGAGCGTCGCGTGATGTTTCGCCGTGCGATGAAGCGCGCTGTGCAAAATGCTATGCGCCAAGGTGCTGAAGGTATCAAAATCCAGGTGGGTGGTCGCTTGGGTGGTGCCGAGATTGCTCGTAGTGAATGGTATCGTGAAGGCCGTGTGCCGTTGCACACGTTGCGTGCAGATATTGATTACGCAACAGCCGAAGCCAGCACTACCTACGGCATCATCGGTGTAAAAGTATGGATTTTCAAAGGTGAAGTTATCGGTGAAGTAGTTGAAACCGAAACTGCATCCAAGAAAAAACCTGCAAAAGCCAAGTAA
- the rpsM gene encoding 30S ribosomal protein S13, translated as MARIAGVNIPDNKHAVISLTYVYGIGRTTAKQICAATGIAEDVKISTLSEEQMDAIRNEVAKRTVEGDLRRVISMNIKRLMDLGCYRGLRHRRSLPLRGQRTKTNARTRKGPRKPIKK; from the coding sequence ATGGCCCGTATTGCTGGTGTAAACATACCAGATAATAAGCACGCGGTTATCTCTTTGACCTATGTCTACGGGATTGGCCGTACCACAGCGAAGCAGATTTGCGCTGCCACTGGTATCGCAGAAGATGTAAAAATCTCTACGCTCTCAGAAGAGCAGATGGATGCAATTCGTAATGAGGTAGCCAAGCGCACCGTTGAGGGTGACTTGCGCCGTGTTATATCTATGAACATCAAACGCCTCATGGACTTGGGATGCTACCGTGGCTTACGTCATCGTCGCAGCCTGCCGCTTCGTGGTCAGCGTACTAAAACCAACGCTCGTACCCGCAAAGGTCCGCGTAAGCCAATCAAGAAATAA
- the rpoA gene encoding DNA-directed RNA polymerase subunit alpha — MQTAVNEFLTPRHIDVSEISSTHARVVLEPLERGFGHTLGNALRRILLSSMAGCAIVEAEIEGVLHEYSDIEGVREDVIEILLNLKGVAVVMHGKDQAVLTLSKKGPGVVTAADIQLDHDIEIKNPDHVIANITGNTELKMRLTVARGRGYQPADSRRRDDDESRAIGRLQLDASFSPVRRLAYSVESARVEQRTDLDKLVLDLETNGTIDPEEAIRRAATILQQQLAVFVDLEGEKQSAPEQKEEAIDPVLLRPVDDLELTVRSANCLKAENIYYIGDLIQRTEVELLKTPNLGKKSLTEIKDVLASRGLSLGMRLENWPPASLRND, encoded by the coding sequence ATGCAGACTGCAGTAAACGAATTTTTGACCCCGCGTCATATCGATGTTTCAGAGATCAGTTCAACTCATGCTCGCGTGGTGTTGGAACCTTTGGAGCGCGGCTTCGGACATACCCTTGGCAATGCGCTGCGTCGCATTCTGCTGTCCTCTATGGCTGGTTGTGCCATTGTTGAAGCTGAAATTGAAGGTGTTTTGCACGAGTACAGCGACATAGAAGGTGTGCGGGAGGACGTAATTGAAATCCTGCTTAACCTGAAAGGCGTTGCCGTAGTTATGCACGGTAAGGACCAAGCGGTCCTTACATTAAGTAAAAAAGGGCCTGGTGTTGTTACAGCGGCTGATATTCAACTTGATCATGATATTGAGATTAAGAATCCCGATCATGTGATTGCCAATATTACCGGCAACACCGAGTTGAAGATGCGCCTGACAGTAGCTCGCGGTCGTGGTTATCAGCCAGCTGACAGTCGTCGTCGTGATGATGATGAAAGTCGCGCTATAGGCCGTTTGCAGTTGGACGCTTCTTTCAGCCCGGTAAGACGTTTGGCTTACAGCGTTGAAAGTGCGCGTGTAGAGCAACGTACTGACCTTGATAAGTTGGTGCTTGATCTGGAAACCAACGGCACTATCGATCCGGAAGAAGCCATTCGTCGTGCTGCGACTATTCTTCAGCAGCAATTGGCTGTGTTTGTTGATTTGGAAGGTGAGAAGCAATCAGCGCCGGAACAAAAAGAAGAGGCAATTGATCCTGTTCTGTTGCGTCCGGTAGATGATCTTGAACTGACTGTCCGTTCAGCTAACTGTTTGAAAGCTGAGAATATTTATTACATTGGTGATTTGATTCAGCGTACCGAGGTCGAGTTGTTAAAAACGCCGAACCTTGGTAAGAAGTCACTGACCGAGATCAAAGATGTCCTGGCTTCACGCGGGCTGTCTCTCGGAATGCGTTTGGAAAACTGGCCACCAGCCAGCTTGAGAAACGACTAA
- the rpsD gene encoding 30S ribosomal protein S4 — translation MARYIGPTCKLSRREGTDLFLKSGARALDSKCKIETAPGQHGQRRGRLSDYGVQLREKQKVRRIYGVLEKQFRSYYKEAARRKGASGENLLKLLESRLDNVVYRMGFGATRAESRQLVSHKAISVNGKTVNIASYQVVEGDVVAVREKAKKQLRIQNAINIATQRSHVEWVDVNFDKKEGIFKRVPDRSDLPADINENLIIELYSK, via the coding sequence ATGGCACGTTATATTGGACCAACTTGTAAATTATCCCGCCGTGAAGGTACTGATCTCTTTTTGAAGAGTGGTGCTCGCGCGCTGGATTCCAAATGCAAGATTGAAACTGCACCCGGCCAGCATGGCCAACGTCGTGGTCGTCTTTCTGACTACGGTGTTCAGTTGCGTGAAAAGCAAAAAGTACGTCGTATCTACGGTGTGCTGGAAAAGCAATTCCGTAGCTACTACAAAGAAGCTGCTCGCCGTAAAGGCGCCAGCGGTGAAAACCTGCTGAAGTTATTGGAATCACGCCTGGATAACGTTGTGTATCGCATGGGCTTCGGTGCCACGCGCGCGGAATCCCGTCAGCTCGTTTCCCACAAAGCTATCAGCGTAAATGGCAAGACTGTGAATATCGCGTCTTACCAGGTTGTTGAAGGCGATGTTGTTGCGGTTCGTGAGAAAGCGAAGAAGCAATTGCGCATTCAAAATGCTATTAACATTGCTACTCAGCGCAGTCATGTTGAGTGGGTTGATGTTAACTTTGATAAGAAAGAAGGTATTTTTAAGCGCGTTCCTGATCGCAGCGATTTGCCAGCTGATATTAACGAGAACCTCATCATAGAGCTTTACTCTAAGTAA
- the rplP gene encoding 50S ribosomal protein L16: MLQPKRTKFRKQMKGRNRGLAQRGSKVSFGDFGLKATGRGRITARQIEAARRAMTRHVKRGGKIWIRVFPDKPITEKPLEVRQGKGKGNVEYWVAQIRPGKVLYEMDGVSEELAREAFSLAAAKLPISTTFVKRSVM, translated from the coding sequence ATGTTACAACCAAAGCGTACAAAGTTTCGCAAGCAAATGAAAGGCCGCAACCGCGGCTTGGCCCAGCGTGGCTCCAAAGTGAGTTTTGGTGATTTTGGCTTGAAAGCAACTGGTCGCGGTCGCATTACTGCTCGTCAAATCGAGGCAGCTCGTCGTGCGATGACCCGTCACGTTAAGCGTGGTGGCAAAATCTGGATTCGTGTATTCCCGGATAAACCAATTACTGAAAAGCCCTTGGAAGTTCGTCAAGGTAAAGGTAAGGGTAACGTGGAATACTGGGTGGCACAAATTCGTCCTGGCAAGGTTCTTTATGAAATGGATGGCGTGAGCGAAGAGTTAGCTCGCGAAGCCTTCTCTCTTGCAGCGGCTAAATTGCCTATTTCAACAACATTTGTAAAACGTTCGGTGATGTGA
- the rpmC gene encoding 50S ribosomal protein L29, with translation MKASELREKSVEELNGALLAQLKEQFKLRMQAATGQLGQSHLLAKTRKDIARIKTVLKQKAGN, from the coding sequence ATGAAAGCTTCAGAACTCCGCGAAAAGTCCGTCGAAGAACTGAATGGCGCGCTGTTGGCTCAGTTAAAGGAACAGTTCAAGTTGCGTATGCAAGCTGCTACTGGTCAGTTGGGTCAATCTCATTTGCTGGCGAAAACTAGAAAAGATATCGCCCGCATCAAGACAGTGCTTAAACAAAAGGCAGGTAACTAA
- the rplE gene encoding 50S ribosomal protein L5, translated as MARLKDLYSKEIAPKLKEELGLANVMEVPRITKITLNMGVGEAVGDKKVLENAVNDLIKIAGQKAVVTNARKSIAGFKIRDGWPIGCKVTLRQERMYEFLDRLISVAIPRIRDFRGISPKQFDGRGNFSMGVTEQIIFPEIDYDKVDKLRGLDICITTTARTDEEGRALLKAFNFPFKG; from the coding sequence ATGGCTAGGCTCAAAGATCTATACAGCAAAGAAATCGCCCCCAAACTCAAAGAAGAGTTGGGCTTGGCGAATGTAATGGAAGTGCCTCGCATTACCAAAATCACCTTGAATATGGGTGTGGGTGAAGCGGTAGGTGATAAAAAAGTGCTTGAGAACGCAGTTAATGACTTGATCAAGATTGCTGGTCAAAAAGCTGTCGTAACCAATGCGCGTAAATCAATCGCAGGCTTCAAGATTCGTGATGGTTGGCCGATCGGTTGTAAAGTAACTCTCCGTCAAGAGCGGATGTATGAGTTTCTGGACCGCCTGATTTCTGTTGCTATCCCACGCATTCGTGACTTCCGCGGGATCAGCCCAAAGCAGTTTGATGGTCGCGGTAACTTTTCTATGGGCGTTACCGAGCAAATTATCTTCCCGGAAATCGACTACGACAAGGTTGATAAGCTCCGTGGTTTGGATATTTGTATTACTACCACTGCGCGGACAGACGAAGAAGGTCGTGCGCTGCTGAAAGCGTTCAACTTCCCGTTCAAAGGCTAA
- the rpsQ gene encoding 30S ribosomal protein S17: MTQATNQARTLTGKVVSDKMDKTITVLIERRVKHEVYGKYTTKSSKLKAHDENNECKIGDVVTVAESRPLSKTKTWTLVNIEERATEI; this comes from the coding sequence ATGACTCAGGCTACTAACCAGGCTCGTACATTGACCGGTAAGGTCGTTAGCGACAAGATGGATAAAACCATCACTGTGCTGATTGAGCGTCGTGTGAAGCATGAAGTTTATGGCAAGTACACGACCAAGTCATCAAAGCTGAAAGCTCACGACGAAAACAATGAGTGCAAAATTGGCGACGTTGTTACCGTTGCTGAGTCTCGTCCACTGTCAAAAACCAAGACTTGGACTTTAGTCAATATTGAAGAGCGCGCTACAGAGATCTAA
- the rplR gene encoding 50S ribosomal protein L18, whose translation MSDKKLSRLRRARRARAKIRELNITRLAIHRTPRHIYAQVIAEDGAKVLVSASTLDTSLRSGKTGNVDAAKAVGALIAERAKAAGITQVAFDRSGFKYHGRVKALADAAREGGLEF comes from the coding sequence ATGAGCGATAAGAAGTTATCTCGTCTTCGCCGTGCGCGCCGTGCCCGTGCAAAGATTCGTGAATTGAATATCACCCGTCTGGCGATTCACCGTACACCGCGTCATATCTACGCGCAAGTTATTGCAGAAGATGGCGCAAAAGTGTTAGTAAGCGCTTCGACGCTTGATACAAGTTTACGTAGCGGCAAAACCGGCAACGTTGATGCTGCGAAAGCCGTTGGCGCTCTGATTGCTGAGCGCGCCAAAGCTGCCGGTATTACCCAGGTCGCATTTGATCGCAGTGGTTTCAAATACCACGGCCGTGTCAAAGCTCTGGCTGATGCTGCGCGTGAAGGTGGACTGGAATTCTAA
- the rplF gene encoding 50S ribosomal protein L6 has product MSRVAKSPVEVPAAVTVSLKGQSLSIKGGKGTLALEVHPNVEVKQDNNVLTFAPRDGAKQSDALAGTTRALVSNMVIGVSQGFEKKLTLVGVGYRAKAEGNTVNLSLGYSNPVNYSLPAGVTVETPSQTEIVLKSADKQLLGQVAAEIRSIRAPEPYKGKGVRYSDEQVLRKEAKKK; this is encoded by the coding sequence ATGTCACGAGTTGCAAAAAGTCCGGTTGAAGTACCCGCCGCAGTGACTGTAAGCCTTAAGGGCCAAAGTCTCTCTATTAAAGGTGGCAAAGGTACGTTGGCGCTCGAAGTTCACCCGAATGTTGAAGTTAAACAGGACAATAACGTCCTGACCTTCGCACCTCGGGATGGTGCCAAGCAGTCAGATGCATTAGCAGGAACAACCCGCGCATTGGTCAGCAATATGGTGATCGGTGTCAGTCAAGGGTTTGAGAAAAAACTGACGCTTGTTGGTGTTGGTTATCGTGCTAAAGCAGAAGGTAACACTGTAAACCTGTCTTTGGGTTATTCAAATCCCGTTAATTACTCTCTGCCTGCAGGTGTAACGGTGGAAACCCCAAGCCAGACTGAAATTGTACTTAAAAGCGCTGACAAGCAATTGCTGGGTCAAGTTGCTGCTGAGATCCGTTCTATTCGTGCACCAGAGCCATATAAAGGTAAAGGTGTTCGTTATTCGGATGAGCAAGTACTGCGTAAAGAAGCCAAGAAAAAGTAG
- the rplV gene encoding 50S ribosomal protein L22 has protein sequence MEVSAKLSGARLSAQKARLVADQIRGKGVEDALDILAFSTKKGAAIIKKVLESAIANAEHNEGADVDELKVSTIYVGEGTSLKRIKPRAKGRADRIVKRTCHITVKVAD, from the coding sequence ATGGAAGTATCAGCAAAACTTAGCGGTGCTCGTCTGTCGGCGCAGAAAGCGCGTTTGGTAGCCGATCAAATTCGCGGTAAAGGCGTTGAAGACGCTCTTGATATTCTGGCCTTCAGTACTAAGAAGGGCGCAGCAATTATTAAGAAAGTGCTCGAATCTGCAATTGCAAACGCAGAGCATAACGAAGGCGCTGATGTTGACGAGTTGAAAGTGTCGACAATTTATGTGGGTGAAGGCACCAGTTTGAAGCGCATTAAACCGCGCGCCAAAGGCCGTGCTGACCGCATTGTTAAACGCACTTGTCACATCACCGTTAAAGTAGCCGACTAG